From a region of the Malania oleifera isolate guangnan ecotype guangnan chromosome 12, ASM2987363v1, whole genome shotgun sequence genome:
- the LOC131145190 gene encoding low-temperature-induced cysteine proteinase-like, with the protein MGSPITQLAAVILFFIWGWLACVSRGQPGDDKYFSIITRHGPGETFASEEKVAELFRRWKEKHGKVYRSAEEAERRFESFRRNLRYVVERSGGEGGRAHSVGLNRFADLSNEEFRKTYLSKVRKPVGKEWKTERRSMQGKKVESCDAPFSLDWRKKGVVTDVKDQGDCGSCWAFSSTGALEGINAIVNGVLISLSEQELMDCDTTNEGCEGGYMDYAFEWVIKNGGIDSEADYPYLFYDSTCNTTKEAKTVVTIDGYEDVTASDSALLCAVVSQPISVGMDGSAIDFQLYTGGIYDGSCSDDPDDIDHAVLIVGYGSENGEEYWIIKNSWGKAWGIAGYAYIKRNTDLPFGVCAINAMASYPVKESSSPSPFPSPAVPPPPPPPPPPPPPPPPPPPPPSPPIQCGDFSYCLATETCCCILDFYNLCLLYGCCEYEDAVCCTGTDYCCPHDYPICDVEEGLCFQSSGDIVGVAAKKRKVAKHKLPWSRIEETEKAYGSPLQWKRNRFAAAMM; encoded by the exons ATGGGTTCCCCGATAACACAGCTAGCTGCTGTTATTCTTTTCTTCATTTGGGGTTGGCTGGCATGTGTCTCCCGGGGCCAGCCGGGGGATGACAAGTACTTCTCCATCATCACCCGGCACGGCCCGGGGGAGACGTTTGCGTCGGAAGAGAAGGTTGCAGAGCTCTTCAGACGGTGGAAGGAGAAGCACGGGAAGGTGTATAGGAGCGCGGAGGAGGCGGAGAGGAGGTTCGAGAGTTTCAGGAGGAACCTGAGGTACGTGGTGGAGAGGAGTGGTGGAGAGGGGGGGAGGGCGCATTCCGTGGGACTGAACAGGTTTGCGGATTTGAGCAATGAAGAGTTCAGGAAGACGTATCTGTCTAAGGTGAGGAAGCCTGTGGGTAAAGAGTGGAAGACTGAGAGGAGGAGCATGCAGGGGAAGAAGGTGGAGTCTTGTGATGCGCCTTTCTCGCTGGATTGGAGGAAGAAGGGGGTGGTCACTGATGTCAAGGACCAAGGGGACTGTG GAAGTTGCTGGGCATTCTCTTCCACGGGAGCCTTGGAAGGCATAAACGCCATTGTCAATGGAGTGCTTATCAGCCTCTCGGAGCAAGAACTCATGGACTGTGACACCACCAACGAGGGCTGCGAAGGAGGCTATATGGACTATGCTTTCGAATGGGTCATCAAAAATGGTGGCATCGACTCAGAAGCTGATTACCCCTACCTCTTCTACGATAGCACCTGCAACACCACCAAG GAAGCAAAGACGGTTGTAACCATCGATGGCTATGAAGATGTCACGGCTTCAGACAGTGCCCTCTTGTGCGCTGTTGTCAGCCAGCCCATAAGCGTCGGCATGGATGGCTCTGCCatagattttcaattgtataCAGGG GGGATCTACGACGGCTCGTGCTCTGATGATCCAGACGACATTGATCACGCGGTCCTGATCGTGGGCTACGGCTCTGAAAATGGTGAAGAATATTGGATTATAAAGAACTCATGGGGAAAAGCTTGGGGGATTGCAGGATATGCATATATAAAGAGGAATACTGATTTACCCTTTGGTGTTTGTGCAATCAATGCAATGGCTTCTTACCCAGTCAAAGAGTCTTCTTCTCCATCCCCATTTCCCTCCCCGGCTGTTCCGCCGCCCCCGCCGCCTCCGCCTCCGCCGCCGCCACCACCCCCGCCACCGCCTCCCCCGCCGAGCCCCCCTATTCAGTGTGGTGATTTCTCCTATTGCCTGGCTACAGAGACATGCTGTTGCATACTTGATTTCTACAACCTGTGCCTGCTCTATGGTTGCTGTGAGTATGAGGATGCTGTTTGCTGCACCGGAACTGACTATTGCTGCCCTCATGATTATCCCATTTGCGACGTGGAAGAGGGGCTCTGTTTCCAG AGTTCTGGAGATATTGTTGGAGTGGCTGCAAAAAAGAGAAAGGTCGCTAAGCACAAGCTACCGTGGAGCAGAATTGAAGAAACAGAGAAGGCTTACGGGTCTCCTCTGCAGTGGAAGAGGAACCGGTTTGCTGCTGCAATGATGTGA